A region of the Mesoterricola sediminis genome:
CCGCGAGACCCTGACCACGAGCATGGTGGGCATCCTGGTGGATCACAACGGGAAGCGCCCCTACATCAGCTCCTACGTGGCCGAGAACGTCATCAACTCCCTCCCGGACGGCACGATCGTGCTCTCCGAAACCGAGTGGGTACCCAGCCCGGAGGACAAGTACACCCTCACGCAGCAGACCAACTACCGGGAGCTGGTCCCCATCCCTGGAGGTGTCCAGGTCAACCTCTGGAAGCCCGATACCTCCGGCAAGCTCACGATCACCCTGGAAACTGTCCTGGACCGTCGCGGCGACACCTCCGTGATCCAGGAGCCTCCGTTCGTGCTGGCGCAGCTCCCCAGCCTGCCCCTGCTCCCCCTGGCCAACGCCAACCTGAGCCACTACCGGACCTCGGCGGACCTGGAGAACGGCCTGCACTGGGGCGGCATTTTCACGCCCTGGGTCGCGGCGAACCTCGACGGCGACAAGACAACCCTCAAGATCGGGGACAGCAACGCCTGGATCCTCCCCCAAGGATCCACGGTGGGCATGCTGGAGGTCACCGGGGCAGCGCTCTCCGCCCTGGAGACCAACAAGAAGGCCAAAGAGGACCTGATGGCCGCCCTCGGGGCGCGGCTCCTGGTGGCCCAGAAAAAGACCGCCGAGACCGAGGCCACGGCGCGGATCAACGCGGGAGGGGAGGGCGCTACGCTCTCGATGACCGTGGACACCATCGAAACCACGCTCACCAAGGCCGCCCGGATCATGGCCCGCTGGGACGGCCTCAGTGATTCCGATGTCGAGTCCATCCGAGTCGAGATCAACCGCGATTTCGTGGACGCCCGCCTCAGCGCCCAGGACATCGCCGCCTACCTCTCCCTCTACACCGCCGGAACGATCGACCTGGAAACGTTCCTGCTCATCCTCCAGGGCGGGGAAGTGCTGCCCGATGGGCGCACCCCCGAGCAGATCCGGGACCTGCTCGACACGCAGGCTCCCCCCATGGCCGCCTCGGCCTCCGACCCCGCCGCCAACC
Encoded here:
- a CDS encoding DUF4055 domain-containing protein; this encodes MGISTRHPTFQAIVAKAGVVRDVVEGEDAVKAKKTKYLPKIGGQSEDEYDAYRNRAMFYGATGRTLEALSGAVCRKAATLHGPETWVKKYAEDVTGTGVSLNSMVGEMVRETLTTSMVGILVDHNGKRPYISSYVAENVINSLPDGTIVLSETEWVPSPEDKYTLTQQTNYRELVPIPGGVQVNLWKPDTSGKLTITLETVLDRRGDTSVIQEPPFVLAQLPSLPLLPLANANLSHYRTSADLENGLHWGGIFTPWVAANLDGDKTTLKIGDSNAWILPQGSTVGMLEVTGAALSALETNKKAKEDLMAALGARLLVAQKKTAETEATARINAGGEGATLSMTVDTIETTLTKAARIMARWDGLSDSDVESIRVEINRDFVDARLSAQDIAAYLSLYTAGTIDLETFLLILQGGEVLPDGRTPEQIRDLLDTQAPPMAASASDPAANLKARAAARKAPAK